A genomic region of Ovis canadensis isolate MfBH-ARS-UI-01 breed Bighorn chromosome 9, ARS-UI_OviCan_v2, whole genome shotgun sequence contains the following coding sequences:
- the TSPYL5 gene encoding testis-specific Y-encoded-like protein 5, with protein sequence MSGRSKGRRSSRAKGRGKSRAKGRVRAAPDDAPRDPDPPQCQRLGEETKAAQVQAGAVWGGPEGAVPAPPRRPGEEAACRLPLDCGLALRARAAGTRGQAVTRPCPVKATSLPERLVTDTVFVGTVGAVARPRNGPRVGSRRGPAAKKAPDTCSAVGRGSAASAGGKPKKGAAAEAASVPVGEEKVENAGSGPPATEGSMDTLENVQLKLETMNAQADRAYLRLSRKFGQLRLHHLERRNLLIQNIPGFWGQAFQNHPQLSSFLNNQDKEVLSFLNSLEVEELGLARLGYKIKFYFGRNPYFQNKVLIKEYGCGPSGQVVSRSTPIQWLPGHDLQTLSQGNPDNGRSFFGWFSNHSSIESDKIVEIINEELWPNPLQYYLMSEGARAEKGKEGRPGPARPPGETPEPGVNKSN encoded by the coding sequence ATGAGCGGCCGGAGTAAGGGGAGAAGGTCCTCCCGCGCCAAAGGCCGTGGCAAGAGCCGCGCCAAAGGCCGAGTCCGCGCCGCGCCTGACGACGCCCCACGCGACCCGGACCCTCCACAGTGCCAGAGGCTCGGGGAGGAGACCAAGGCGGCACAGGTGCAGGCTGGCGCGGTTTGGGGTGGCCCGGAAGGCGCTGTGCCGGCGCCGCCCCGCCGGCCCGGGGAAGAGGCTGCCTGCCGGCTGCCCCTAGACTGTGGCCTCGCGCTCCGGGCCCGGGCGGCGGGGACTCGCGGGCAGGCGGTGACCAGGCCCTGCCCGGTCAAGGCCACATCCCTCCCGGAGCGCTTGGTGACCGACACCGTCTTTGTGGGAACCGTGGGCGCCGTCGCGAGGCCGAGAAACGGGCCCCGCGTCGGAAGCCGGCGCGGCCCCGCCGCAAAGAAGGCCCCAGATACCTGTAGTGCGGTGGGCAGGGGGTCTGCGGCCTCGGCCGGTGGGAAGCCAAAGAAAGGGGCCGCGGCGGAGGCCGCCTCCGTCCCCGTGGGCGAGGAGAAGGTGGAGAACGCGGGGTCAGGCCCCCCGGCCACAGAGGGCAGCATGGATACGCTGGAGAACGTCCAGCTGAAGCTGGAGACCATGAACGCCCAGGCGGACCGGGCCTACCTGCGGCTCTCCCGCAAGTTTGGGCAGTTGCGGCTGCACCACCTAGAGCGCAGGAACCTCCTTATCCAGAATATTCCAGGCTTCTGGGGGCAGGCCTTTCAGAACCACCCCCAGCTTTCGTCCTTCCTGAACAACCAGGATAAAGAGGTCCTCAGCTTCTTGAATAGCTTGGAGGTGGAAGAGCTTGGCCTGGCGAGACTGGGCTACAAAATCAAGTTCTACTTCGGGCGCAACCCCTATTTCCAAAACAAGGTGCTCATCAAGGAATACGGGTGCGGCCCTTCGGGTCAGGTGGTGTCTCGTTCCACTCCAATCCAGTGGCTCCCCGGGCACGACCTCCAGACCCTTAGCCAGGGGAATCCCGACAACGGCCGGAGCTTCTTTGGGTGGTTTTCAAACCACAGCTCCATCGAGTCTGACAAGATTGTGGAGATAATCAACGAGGAGTTGTGGCCCAATCCCTTACAATACTACCTGATGAGTGAAGGGGCCCgtgcagagaaaggaaaggagggcagGCCGGGTCCTGCGAGGCCGCCAGGGGAGACCCCAGAACCTGGGGTAAACAAGTCCAACTGA